The window agtcttctttgtggattatttgaagactacaggaaaccattcataaactgtaaacttgaatttatctttattcgttctagagatgacaaatgtgcactgttttcagccaacgcggaagatacagctaaggtcaaagtacgaaaaatgtatataaagctaccaactctaatactgtccgacgaggaagaagttaaacgcataaagttaatccaaaaaaatccttctattcctgtagcatttcgatcgtggagttatcacgagttacctactattccaaattcaacgaaaattaattggactgttatgactacgtcacaaatagaaaaaccgagagtttttatgcttgctttccaaaccgatcgtaagaaaattaatgtttcttcttctctgttcgatcactgtaatattcgatccgttggcgtattcttaaattcaaacttttatccctatgaaaaggctgtagctaattttaacaatggtgactacagtgaattgtatgatatgttcatcaagtttcgtaatgcgtactatcagcttgatgataatcgttccgaaccgaacatatcacgaagtgaatttcactcgcattgtcctattgttgttgttaattgcatggaacaggttgaatcgataaaatcttcttctgtagatgttcgcgttgaaattgaaacgaacgaacctattccagccaacactactctgcattgcattattattcatgatcgcataataaattataaaccactaacgaatgaagtatttttcttccaataatcttgcgcgagtttttcttcctttttttttccttgctaatagtgtatataaacgagagagtgaagattctctgcttcagttcttcgatatcaagcacaccatgagtgcaaaacccagaggagtgatagttgacattcagaggttacctactggaggttacgagatagcctgttgtaatatagattcgtctacaaatgtgttatctactgctctattaggtatgagtgtacctaatttagatttcacgcttacgtcgtttttcaatcttctcagtgaacaacaataccaatatctggttgtgtgcaactgtgttaatgagttacgtctattagcactgcaagagtatcctcgtacatgcataattgacttgaacactatagaaggtgtacctgatttaagaacaatgcgtaacgagtgtttccctgttgactgtccgcgccatttaccacatgttgcaagacattcaggcagctgtgctatgttcaacgttcacgcagttcatagttggctaaaatcgacagatggtgtgatgagaatagtgtgttcagtgataaacaaatttaagaaagaaggtgtgagcagattcaataaatttgagtgggctttcttccctgaaaacatattatctatttacgaacaacatcagttaagtgcgctctggcagtatctaccagatcatctgaaggcgaacttacaccaggcttgtcaggattcaggagctaacaacaacgacatcgtccgagcttgatatcagctactaatacatcaattattaaggtgaaaaaaaatatagatataataccatccttttttccttggttgttttttttcggttttattctgcttctaactaatttatttatt is drawn from Anabrus simplex isolate iqAnaSimp1 chromosome 1, ASM4041472v1, whole genome shotgun sequence and contains these coding sequences:
- the LOC137501320 gene encoding uncharacterized protein, whose product is MFNVTDKVIFDNRVARREVRSYHPYAGTKYENNDEIRVPVHNQEHIFLPSEADVHIEGEIVRSSADNTPSATAVPDQNFAANLFDEMRIELNGKEIERTRRVGTTSAIKTFASYSKNEMLALQNAGYFLSISTPPNEANIAHATTKLFHAIIPLSLLCGLFEDYRKPFINCKLEFIFIRSRDDKCALFSANAEDTAKVKVRKMYIKLPTLILSDEEEVKRIKLIQKNPSIPVAFRSWSYHELPTIPNSTKINWTVMTTSQIEKPRVFMLAFQTDRKKINVSSSLFDHCNIRSVGVFLNSNFYPYEKAVANFNNGDYSELYDMFIKFRNAYYQLDDNRSEPNISRSEFHSHCPIVVVNCMEQVESIKSSSVDVRVEIETNEPIPANTTLHCIIIHDRIINYKPLTNEVFFFQ